A region from the Vicia villosa cultivar HV-30 ecotype Madison, WI linkage group LG3, Vvil1.0, whole genome shotgun sequence genome encodes:
- the LOC131661267 gene encoding cytochrome b5-like, producing MASDPKVHTFEDVAKHSKTKDCWLILSGKVYDVTPFMEDHPGGDEVLLSATGKDATNDFEDVGHSDSAREMMDQYYIGEIDPATVPLKRSYIPPQQSQYNPDKTSDFVIKILQFLVPLLILGLAFVVRSYTKE from the exons ATGGCTTCAGATCCAAAGGTTCACACTTTCGAAGATGTTGCAAAGCATAGCAAGACCAAAGATTGCTGGCTTATTCTTTCTGGAAAG GTGTATGATGTCACCCCTTTTATGGAGGATCATCCTGGAGGCGATGAGGTTCTGTTGTCTGCAACAG GGAAAGATGCTACCAATGATTTTGAAGATGTGGGACACAGTGATTCTGCTAGAGAAATGATGGACCAATACTACATCGGTGAGATTGATCCAGCAACTGTACCTCTAAAACGCTCCTACATTCCGCCTCAGCAATCTCAGTACAATCCTGACAAGACTTCGGACTTTGTGATCAAGATTTTGCAGTTCCTGGTGCCTCTTCTGATTTTGGGCTTAGCCTTTGTTGTCAGAAGCTACACCAAAGAGTAG